The Bombina bombina isolate aBomBom1 chromosome 9, aBomBom1.pri, whole genome shotgun sequence sequence AGTCATGTCTGGAGTCAAAGGAGGACACTGTCACCAGAAGACCCAGTGCCAGGATCCCTGCCAAAAGCAGAGTGTGTGCCAAGATCCCTGCCAGAAGCAGAGTGTGTGCCAGGATCCCTGCCAGAAGCAGAGTGTGTGCCAGGATCCCTGCCAGAAGCAGAGTGTGTGCCAGGACCGTAAGTAATGTCTTAATGCAGGGATGGCACTCTTGgcactgatgtttcagaactacattacccataatgcttaggcactctgaagtccagttgagcatcatgaaAAAAAAGTAGTTCtcaaacatctggagggccaagattTCCCATCCATGACTTAACGGGACATTAAAATAAACGGTACAATGGAATGAAACTTTCTATTTTATCTGCTGAGCTTCAATTGTTCAATTTATTCAgctcatttatctttatttttatatagctaATGTGATGTTGCATGTTGTATATCCCACCTATCCTGAAAATGTCAGTAATTTAAGCAGGGGTTATAGAGAAGCTAGAGGGTTTAGATAAAATCATGctccaagtgtgtgtgtgtgtgggggggggggggggtcagagagaTACTACAATGTTAATTTTCTGTTCTTCTCTCTGTGTGTTGATATGTGAGTAAACAGTGATAAAAAGATAAGGAAGACTTTGTGTAAATAGACAGATATGCTAATTAGATCTGCTCTCCATAAAAGCTTAACCCATTTAATTGGGTTGTGGTTacaattagcagaaacagctatttcatatagaaaaataaacttaaattaaaggtttcccatatattttaaattCTAGTAAATGCTGGTGTAGCGAGTCATTGGAAAGGCACTAAGGGGAAAACAACTTTAATTTTTTGCCtaatccctttaaacaaatttataTACAAAGAATAGTGAAATAGTAAcataatatattagagcattttatttttgcacttttatatcccttgaatgtccctttaaatagaggctaACTCTCCAAAATTATCACAACTTTGTAATTGAAATCTCACTCCCTTGAAAGCCCAGAGTGTAAAATATCTTCCTGAAAAGAAAAACTACCTGAAGACAAAAATA is a genomic window containing:
- the LOC128639493 gene encoding keratin-associated protein 5-5-like, with translation MSGVKGGHCHQKTQCQDPCQKQSVCQDPCQKQSVCQDPCQKQSVCQDPCQKQSVCQDPCKPAQHCQAQSAGGQQKDQCHQDPCQSQGKHC